Proteins encoded by one window of Synechococcus sp. WH 7805:
- a CDS encoding ABC transporter ATP-binding protein: MPLQHASHQNAPWLDLQGIEAWAGGQRIVEDLSLRLWIGESTAILGPNGAGKSTLVKLISRCLHPVVQPQSYLRMFGEERINLWALRERLGVVDSELQQRIPDAMTCSELMHSAFFGAIGLRRGLDPNPEQVQRSLALLNQFNLKELESSSFGSLSEGQKRRVLIARAMVHQPQVLVLDEPTNALDLRARHGLLAQLRLLCRSGTTLILITHQIDTIIPEINRVVGMRKGGVVVDGAPAEVLNDGVLSDLFETPLKVLEAAGFRQVVPA; the protein is encoded by the coding sequence ATGCCCCTTCAGCACGCAAGCCATCAAAACGCACCATGGCTAGACCTTCAGGGCATTGAAGCCTGGGCTGGAGGTCAACGCATCGTCGAGGATCTGTCACTGCGTCTCTGGATCGGTGAATCCACAGCGATTCTGGGTCCGAACGGGGCCGGCAAGAGCACGCTCGTCAAGCTCATCAGTCGCTGCCTTCACCCCGTGGTTCAACCGCAGTCCTACCTCCGCATGTTCGGCGAGGAGCGCATCAATCTCTGGGCCCTGCGTGAGCGTCTGGGAGTGGTGGATTCGGAGCTGCAGCAACGGATCCCCGATGCAATGACCTGCAGTGAACTCATGCACTCCGCCTTCTTCGGAGCCATCGGGCTTAGACGCGGTCTTGATCCCAACCCAGAGCAGGTTCAAAGGTCCTTGGCACTCCTGAATCAGTTCAACCTTAAGGAGCTTGAATCCTCCTCTTTCGGAAGCCTGTCCGAAGGACAGAAACGCAGGGTGCTGATCGCAAGAGCCATGGTGCATCAGCCGCAGGTCTTGGTTCTCGATGAACCGACCAACGCCCTTGATCTGCGAGCCCGGCACGGGTTGCTGGCCCAGCTGAGGCTGCTGTGCCGAAGCGGAACCACCCTGATCCTGATCACCCATCAAATCGACACGATCATCCCTGAGATCAACCGGGTGGTGGGAATGCGCAAGGGTGGTGTCGTTGTGGATGGTGCACCAGCAGAGGTCCTCAACGATGGCGTGCTGTCCGATCTTTTCGAGACTCCGTTGAAGGTTTTGGAAGCCGCTGGTTTTCGGCAGGTCGTACCGGCATGA
- a CDS encoding iron uptake porin translates to MKRLLPLALYGLLSVLSAHSGRSEIVDTTLSSTPLEPHLARLLQIAGCSTEISPTNSLNRVQAASLLQDCLQRQGSTSEAIQRLLDELSDELIQQRNKRVNHLDDAVRSLEATAFSPTTQLKGVTTLVIGANAFGGNSAAQRNDIRSSFGATIVGYDEKLILRTSFTGQDLLNVRLRAGNLDSNQNTFGGGGPSQLSELDVAFQQGPNPNKLGINRAWYKFPVGENWTFTVGSRVNQSVMLAMWPSVYPEDSVLDLFTQAGASGAYSSNLGAGGGVMWERGPLSISLNYIAGQGENGSSGSGLFGADAGSSATAQVGYAADQWGIAAALATIQNGFGIIDYASPFTLRSFNQPGITTGTALSGYWQPARKGWVPSISAGWGWNSTRYKNSVNSEGLVSISQSWTVALQWTDWLLNDTSLGLAVGQPIFATALKGGATPDDASFAMEGWLMVQISDSISVTPAVFYLSRPFGADTPRGTSLSQLGTLMETTVRF, encoded by the coding sequence ATGAAACGCCTGCTGCCCCTGGCGCTTTATGGCCTCCTGAGTGTTTTGAGCGCTCATTCCGGTCGGTCGGAAATCGTCGATACAACCCTGTCTTCTACCCCTCTTGAGCCCCATCTGGCGCGTCTGCTGCAGATCGCTGGCTGCTCAACTGAGATCTCTCCAACAAATTCGCTCAATCGAGTTCAGGCGGCTTCATTGCTGCAGGACTGTTTACAACGTCAGGGATCGACAAGCGAAGCAATCCAGAGATTGCTCGATGAACTCAGCGATGAACTGATTCAACAGCGCAACAAGCGCGTGAACCACCTGGATGATGCCGTCAGGAGCCTTGAAGCCACAGCGTTCTCGCCCACGACTCAGTTGAAAGGAGTCACCACATTGGTTATCGGGGCCAATGCATTCGGCGGTAACTCCGCAGCGCAGCGCAACGACATTCGCAGCAGCTTTGGAGCGACGATCGTCGGCTATGACGAGAAGTTGATCCTGCGCACGAGCTTCACGGGCCAGGATCTTCTCAATGTCCGTCTGAGAGCTGGCAATCTCGATTCAAATCAAAATACTTTCGGTGGTGGTGGACCGAGTCAACTTTCAGAGCTGGATGTGGCCTTCCAGCAGGGACCCAATCCCAATAAGCTCGGCATCAATCGTGCCTGGTACAAGTTCCCAGTTGGGGAGAACTGGACTTTCACCGTTGGTAGTCGTGTGAATCAAAGCGTGATGCTGGCGATGTGGCCCAGTGTCTACCCCGAAGACTCAGTTCTAGATCTCTTCACCCAGGCAGGGGCTTCGGGTGCATACAGCAGCAATCTTGGCGCCGGTGGCGGTGTGATGTGGGAACGGGGGCCGCTGAGCATCAGCCTCAACTACATCGCCGGACAAGGCGAAAACGGATCGTCCGGATCCGGACTCTTCGGGGCGGATGCAGGCAGCAGCGCAACCGCGCAGGTGGGCTATGCAGCTGATCAGTGGGGAATCGCGGCTGCCCTGGCAACCATTCAGAACGGATTCGGCATCATTGACTACGCCAGCCCTTTCACTCTTCGCAGCTTCAATCAACCGGGAATCACAACGGGCACGGCACTCAGTGGTTATTGGCAACCGGCCAGGAAGGGATGGGTGCCTTCCATCAGTGCCGGTTGGGGTTGGAACAGCACCCGTTACAAGAACAGTGTGAACAGTGAGGGACTGGTTTCCATCTCCCAGTCGTGGACAGTGGCGCTGCAGTGGACCGATTGGCTGTTGAACGACACGTCGTTGGGTCTAGCCGTCGGCCAGCCGATCTTTGCGACGGCGTTAAAGGGTGGGGCGACTCCTGACGATGCGAGTTTCGCCATGGAGGGCTGGCTCATGGTTCAGATCTCGGATTCGATCAGCGTTACACCAGCCGTTTTTTATCTCAGCCGACCTTTCGGGGCTGATACGCCACGAGGAACGTCCCTGAGCCAGCTCGGCACTTTGATGGAAACCACTGTGCGCTTCTGA
- the pgsA gene encoding CDP-diacylglycerol--glycerol-3-phosphate 3-phosphatidyltransferase: MVSPWRSWADRLTLFRAVLGAPVLLALAAEQLSTAWVLLLLGALSDWADGWMARKADGGSSWGARLDPLADKLLISAPLIWLASEQVLPLWSVWLLLARELLISGWRSASQSGAPASWLGKTKTTLQFLSLFLLIWPPSWGAGPVVLGLRQLGWSLYWPALGLALWSGLAYITPPKAGHRHH; the protein is encoded by the coding sequence TTGGTCTCTCCCTGGCGATCCTGGGCGGATCGACTCACCCTGTTCCGTGCTGTTCTGGGCGCCCCCGTGCTGCTGGCTCTTGCCGCCGAGCAGCTCTCAACGGCTTGGGTCCTACTGCTCCTGGGTGCCCTCAGTGACTGGGCTGATGGCTGGATGGCCCGCAAGGCCGATGGCGGCAGCAGCTGGGGGGCCAGACTCGATCCCCTGGCGGACAAGCTTCTGATCAGCGCTCCATTGATCTGGCTCGCCAGCGAACAGGTCCTCCCCCTCTGGTCGGTCTGGCTTCTGTTGGCAAGGGAACTGTTGATTTCGGGCTGGCGATCAGCAAGCCAGAGCGGAGCTCCGGCCTCCTGGCTCGGCAAAACAAAAACCACCCTGCAGTTCCTAAGCCTGTTTTTGCTGATCTGGCCTCCGAGCTGGGGGGCCGGTCCAGTCGTCCTGGGATTGCGTCAGCTGGGCTGGAGCCTCTATTGGCCAGCCCTGGGGCTGGCTCTCTGGTCTGGGCTGGCCTACATCACGCCGCCGAAAGCAGGGCATCGTCACCACTGA
- a CDS encoding PAP/fibrillin family protein has translation MNKLIQLLRDHPNDPSIPDLIKNAEAGSDVDLNQQSEQLSGVWELRWSSASQPWLKQAAWLDNLQILDPVHSRGMNVLRLNGPLRGLAAITVEAELSIASATRVSVCFRKGGWVGPGLPGGGRLEFMKKVNQSFPAWLEITALDDILRICRGNAGTTFALLRRREMRIDSFLRPKDK, from the coding sequence TCAGCTCCTCAGAGACCATCCCAACGACCCGTCCATCCCAGACTTGATCAAGAACGCCGAAGCCGGGTCTGATGTAGACCTCAATCAGCAGAGCGAACAACTCAGCGGGGTGTGGGAATTGCGCTGGAGCAGCGCAAGCCAACCCTGGCTGAAACAGGCGGCATGGTTGGACAATCTGCAGATCCTGGACCCAGTTCACAGCCGAGGCATGAATGTTCTCAGGCTCAATGGTCCCCTCAGAGGGTTAGCGGCGATCACTGTTGAGGCAGAGCTGTCGATCGCGAGTGCGACCCGGGTTTCAGTCTGCTTCCGCAAAGGAGGCTGGGTCGGACCTGGGTTGCCAGGAGGAGGCCGCCTGGAGTTCATGAAAAAGGTGAATCAATCATTCCCAGCCTGGCTTGAAATCACAGCCCTGGATGACATCCTGCGCATCTGTAGGGGAAACGCAGGCACGACCTTCGCTCTTCTGCGCCGCCGCGAGATGCGCATTGATTCTTTTCTACGACCAAAAGACAAATAA
- a CDS encoding transporter substrate-binding domain-containing protein, protein MKLKVAFLLAGLTALTWPADGLAQTLRVGVSGSPPFVMKDGGSLPGISVQIWAETAARLNKPYKLVRFPTTEANIEAVVNGQVDLAIGPISITPNRLANPKIDFTQPYFHGTEDLLLPLRAPGLLERLRPFFGWAALSSAGGLMLLLFLVGNLIWLAERRRNAAQFPRHYLRGVGNGMWFALVTLTTVGYGDRAPLSKTGRAIAGVWMVMSLLALSSITAGLASAFTVSLTRLDPSGVREKSDLRGRTVAVVDGTTSQTWAKIYGARAKTASTLNEAIDLLSKQAVEAVIFDGAPLRYYLQQNPGAPYKMAPFSLANQTFGFVVPIDSPLRTPIDVVLLDLQRKGEVKKITDSLLQ, encoded by the coding sequence GTGAAGTTGAAGGTCGCATTTCTTTTAGCGGGTCTAACGGCGCTCACTTGGCCTGCAGATGGTCTGGCCCAAACCCTGCGTGTGGGTGTGAGTGGCTCTCCTCCCTTCGTGATGAAGGATGGCGGTTCATTGCCCGGTATCAGTGTCCAGATCTGGGCTGAAACTGCTGCACGCCTCAATAAGCCCTACAAATTGGTTCGATTTCCGACCACCGAGGCGAATATCGAAGCCGTGGTGAATGGACAGGTGGATCTCGCCATCGGGCCGATCAGCATCACCCCTAATCGACTGGCTAACCCCAAAATCGATTTCACCCAACCTTATTTCCACGGCACAGAAGATCTGCTGTTGCCGTTGCGAGCACCCGGGCTCTTGGAACGACTTCGCCCCTTTTTTGGTTGGGCGGCGTTGTCCTCAGCTGGCGGATTGATGCTGCTGCTGTTTCTGGTTGGGAATCTGATTTGGCTGGCGGAACGGCGGCGGAACGCCGCTCAGTTCCCTCGTCACTACCTCAGGGGTGTGGGTAACGGCATGTGGTTTGCCCTGGTTACGCTCACCACAGTGGGTTATGGCGATCGGGCTCCGCTCTCCAAAACCGGTCGCGCCATCGCAGGCGTTTGGATGGTGATGTCGCTCCTGGCGCTCTCATCCATCACTGCGGGTTTGGCCTCAGCGTTCACTGTCTCGCTGACTCGACTTGACCCATCGGGCGTCCGGGAAAAGTCGGATCTACGCGGAAGGACCGTTGCCGTTGTGGATGGAACGACCAGCCAAACCTGGGCGAAGATTTATGGGGCGCGGGCGAAGACAGCTTCAACACTGAATGAAGCCATTGATTTGCTCAGCAAGCAGGCGGTCGAAGCGGTGATTTTCGATGGAGCGCCCTTGCGCTACTACCTCCAGCAAAATCCTGGAGCTCCTTACAAGATGGCCCCATTCAGTCTTGCGAATCAGACCTTCGGTTTTGTTGTGCCTATCGATAGCCCATTGCGGACTCCGATTGATGTGGTGTTGCTCGATCTGCAGCGCAAGGGAGAGGTGAAAAAGATCACGGATTCTCTACTGCAATGA
- a CDS encoding DUF6737 family protein, with amino-acid sequence MSESSDTGLWSHKPWWCQPWTIVLTGLIVVGGSWLMLHRLWVTGSIAIAVVCWWVLFLVIAPAAYRNQSR; translated from the coding sequence ATGAGTGAGTCATCGGATACCGGACTTTGGTCGCACAAACCATGGTGGTGTCAGCCATGGACGATCGTTCTCACCGGCCTGATCGTGGTGGGTGGCAGCTGGTTGATGCTCCACCGCCTCTGGGTGACAGGCTCCATCGCGATTGCTGTGGTGTGCTGGTGGGTGCTGTTTCTCGTGATCGCACCAGCCGCTTACCGCAATCAGTCACGCTGA
- the hisA gene encoding 1-(5-phosphoribosyl)-5-[(5-phosphoribosylamino)methylideneamino]imidazole-4-carboxamide isomerase, with product MQIIPAIDLLGGSCVRLHQGDYDKVTRFSDDPVAQAMRWQEQGAERLHLVDLDGARSGEPANDSAIRAITSALTIPVQLGGGVRTAERAETLLTCGLDRVILGTVALEQPQLVMDLAERHPGRVVVGIDARHGKVATKGWLEDSNTEATALAGRFSASAIAAIISTDISTDGTLEGPNLQALREMAEASSVPVIASGGVGCMADLLALLTLEPLGVEAVIVGRALYDGRIDLGEALRALANGRLQDPPSDLLQDFA from the coding sequence ATGCAGATCATTCCCGCCATCGATCTGCTGGGGGGCAGCTGCGTTCGTCTGCACCAAGGTGATTACGACAAGGTCACTCGCTTCAGTGATGACCCCGTGGCCCAGGCCATGCGCTGGCAGGAACAGGGCGCCGAGCGGCTGCATCTGGTGGATCTCGATGGCGCCCGCAGTGGGGAACCTGCCAACGACAGCGCTATCCGTGCGATCACGTCAGCACTCACGATCCCCGTTCAACTCGGTGGAGGTGTGAGAACTGCGGAGCGGGCGGAGACTCTGCTCACCTGTGGTCTCGACAGGGTGATCCTGGGAACCGTGGCCCTGGAGCAGCCCCAGCTGGTAATGGATCTGGCCGAGCGCCATCCCGGGCGGGTCGTGGTGGGCATCGACGCCCGCCACGGGAAGGTAGCCACCAAGGGATGGCTCGAGGACAGCAACACAGAAGCCACCGCGCTGGCCGGCCGCTTCAGCGCCTCCGCCATCGCAGCGATCATCAGTACTGACATCAGCACCGATGGCACCTTGGAGGGACCGAACCTGCAGGCCCTTCGAGAGATGGCTGAAGCCAGTTCCGTTCCTGTGATCGCCTCCGGTGGTGTGGGATGCATGGCCGATCTTCTGGCCTTGCTGACGTTGGAACCGCTCGGGGTCGAAGCCGTCATTGTTGGTCGTGCGCTCTACGACGGACGGATTGATCTAGGCGAAGCGTTAAGAGCACTGGCGAATGGCCGGCTTCAAGATCCCCCATCGGACCTGCTTCAGGATTTCGCCTGA
- a CDS encoding PCC domain-containing protein, whose amino-acid sequence METLTLKLEPGQDLHQSLHQLASDHQLSGFVLGVVGDLSVACFQCPGQPHPTQMQGILEVITLNGTLSPQGVHLHLSLSDGACQVWGGHLEPGTIVHKGVQLLVGLNELPGQSQPTSNERVELAVLQGCPWCHRARQLLERQAIPHRIIAVDSDSTFEACQRRSGLRVFPQIFVDGDFFGDYTALHQLHQSGQIDSLR is encoded by the coding sequence ATGGAGACTCTGACCCTCAAGCTGGAACCCGGTCAGGATCTTCATCAGTCCCTTCATCAACTTGCGTCTGATCACCAGCTCAGCGGCTTCGTTCTGGGGGTTGTTGGCGATCTTTCAGTGGCCTGTTTTCAGTGCCCCGGTCAGCCCCATCCCACCCAGATGCAAGGCATTTTGGAAGTGATCACCTTGAACGGCACGCTGTCACCACAAGGTGTTCATCTCCATCTCAGCCTCTCGGATGGAGCTTGTCAGGTTTGGGGTGGACATCTCGAACCCGGAACCATCGTTCACAAGGGTGTCCAGCTGCTGGTCGGGCTGAATGAATTACCAGGACAGAGCCAACCAACCAGCAACGAGCGGGTCGAGTTGGCTGTTCTCCAAGGTTGTCCCTGGTGCCATCGAGCGCGCCAGCTTCTCGAGCGGCAAGCGATTCCCCATCGCATCATCGCTGTCGACTCCGACAGCACCTTCGAAGCCTGTCAGAGACGCAGTGGGCTCAGGGTGTTTCCCCAGATCTTTGTTGATGGCGACTTCTTTGGCGACTACACCGCCCTCCATCAGCTGCATCAGAGCGGTCAGATTGATTCCCTTCGATGA
- the pdeM gene encoding ligase-associated DNA damage response endonuclease PdeM, whose translation MAAIDATDADSAIPAGCCSWRWREEQLVLLPDRGIWREASRDLLVADLHLGKAEVFQAFGIPVPSDEDRGTLQRLKQICITFNPDRLIILGDLIHGRQGLTPRLMHDLATLSERLGTNVLLVGGNHDRDLQMPVLPRTTAFRLGELWLSHEPEEGPDKAELLNVCGHIHPAVTLRHGADRLRLPCFAFDKHEQRMLIPAFGELTGGHDCGHRYRKWLVAEGTIVPWLTPEPQPKKRRQAR comes from the coding sequence TTGGCTGCCATCGACGCTACAGATGCAGATTCGGCGATCCCGGCGGGCTGCTGCAGCTGGCGTTGGCGGGAGGAACAGCTTGTGCTTCTGCCGGATCGAGGGATCTGGAGAGAGGCGAGCCGAGATCTTCTAGTGGCTGATCTCCACCTCGGGAAGGCCGAGGTGTTTCAGGCTTTTGGTATTCCAGTGCCAAGTGATGAGGATCGCGGAACGCTCCAGCGTCTCAAGCAGATTTGTATCACCTTCAATCCCGACCGACTCATTATTTTGGGCGATCTGATTCATGGTCGCCAAGGGCTCACACCCCGGTTGATGCACGACCTAGCCACGTTGTCTGAACGGCTTGGAACCAATGTTCTTCTGGTTGGAGGGAACCACGACAGGGACCTGCAAATGCCGGTGCTTCCCCGAACAACAGCATTCCGCCTGGGCGAACTCTGGTTGAGCCACGAACCCGAAGAAGGCCCAGACAAGGCCGAACTACTTAATGTTTGCGGCCATATTCATCCAGCAGTAACCCTGCGCCATGGTGCTGACCGCTTGCGACTTCCGTGCTTCGCCTTCGACAAACACGAGCAGCGAATGCTGATTCCTGCCTTCGGAGAGTTGACGGGAGGGCATGACTGCGGTCACCGTTACCGCAAATGGCTGGTGGCCGAGGGCACCATCGTTCCTTGGCTCACTCCCGAACCCCAACCAAAAAAGCGACGGCAGGCCCGGTGA
- a CDS encoding CBS domain-containing protein: protein MVLQQTVGEVMSAPVLTVTPATPLKDAVTLLSDHHISGVPVVGDDGTLVGELTEQNLMVRESGVDAGPYVMLLDSVIYLRNPLNWDKQVHQVLGNTVADLMSRDSHCCAQSLPLPKAASMLHEKGTQRLIVVDEERRPVGMLTRGDVVRALASAQP from the coding sequence ATGGTGCTCCAGCAGACGGTCGGGGAGGTGATGTCCGCTCCGGTGCTGACAGTCACTCCTGCCACGCCCTTGAAGGATGCCGTGACCCTGTTGAGTGACCACCACATCAGTGGTGTGCCTGTGGTCGGTGATGACGGCACTCTTGTGGGTGAACTCACCGAACAGAACCTGATGGTGCGCGAAAGCGGGGTGGATGCTGGGCCTTATGTGATGCTTCTCGACAGTGTGATTTATTTACGCAATCCCCTCAACTGGGATAAGCAGGTTCACCAGGTGCTGGGCAACACCGTGGCCGATCTCATGAGTCGTGACAGCCACTGCTGTGCGCAGTCCCTGCCTTTGCCAAAGGCTGCCTCCATGCTCCACGAGAAAGGAACGCAGCGATTGATCGTGGTGGATGAAGAGCGCCGGCCTGTTGGCATGCTCACCCGCGGTGATGTGGTGAGAGCCCTGGCATCCGCCCAGCCCTAG
- a CDS encoding CopG family transcriptional regulator — protein sequence MSFLQTLLHELQEQLQSEHQDITAGQVAEAAESERVNVTLPAGVMNRLKQQALAEGRSCSSLATFLIEDGLRRHGTLL from the coding sequence GTGTCGTTCCTTCAGACATTGCTCCATGAACTCCAGGAACAGCTTCAGTCGGAGCATCAGGACATCACTGCCGGACAGGTCGCTGAGGCCGCTGAATCGGAACGGGTGAATGTCACCCTTCCTGCCGGCGTGATGAATCGACTCAAGCAACAGGCACTGGCAGAAGGCCGGAGCTGCAGCAGTCTCGCCACATTTTTAATCGAGGATGGCCTGCGCAGGCATGGAACGCTGCTTTAA
- a CDS encoding Fur family transcriptional regulator — MRLSRQRRMVLDLLWSEGTHLSARDIFEKLNQRGRSIGHTSVYQNLEALQSAGVIECLDRASGRLYGYRNDPHSHITCLESGAIEDLDVELPPALLQEIEQRTGYRIESYTLQLSGRRAETTGGS, encoded by the coding sequence ATGCGCTTGAGCCGACAACGCAGGATGGTGCTGGATCTGCTCTGGAGCGAGGGAACCCATCTCAGTGCGAGGGACATTTTCGAAAAACTGAATCAGAGGGGCCGGAGCATTGGCCATACCTCGGTTTATCAGAATCTCGAAGCCCTGCAGAGCGCTGGAGTTATCGAGTGTCTCGATCGTGCCAGTGGTCGTCTCTATGGGTACCGCAATGACCCCCATAGCCACATCACTTGCCTGGAAAGCGGCGCGATAGAAGATCTTGACGTTGAACTTCCCCCGGCCTTACTTCAGGAAATTGAACAGCGCACCGGCTACAGGATCGAGTCCTACACGCTTCAGCTCAGTGGCCGTCGTGCAGAAACCACTGGAGGATCCTGA
- a CDS encoding L,D-transpeptidase, with the protein MPLPSWRIALPAGLALLCVGLAPMQARAEKTIEISLKQRYLTLFDNGKVVERFPVAIGAPESPTPAGSYAITRKEEAPVYHKGGKVIAPGPKNPVGVRYMAYFQIGSGEYAIHGTAWPNWVKLRAAVSLGCIRMLNKDVVTLFQQVDVGTPVVVTTN; encoded by the coding sequence ATGCCCCTCCCTTCCTGGCGCATCGCCCTGCCGGCGGGGCTGGCCCTGTTGTGCGTGGGCTTGGCTCCGATGCAGGCTCGGGCTGAAAAAACCATCGAGATCAGCCTCAAGCAGCGATATCTCACGCTGTTTGACAACGGCAAGGTCGTGGAACGCTTCCCTGTCGCCATCGGTGCTCCGGAATCTCCGACCCCCGCAGGCAGTTACGCGATCACGCGCAAAGAAGAAGCTCCCGTTTACCACAAGGGCGGCAAGGTCATCGCACCCGGTCCGAAGAATCCAGTTGGTGTTCGCTACATGGCTTACTTCCAGATCGGTTCCGGTGAGTACGCGATCCATGGCACAGCCTGGCCAAATTGGGTCAAGCTTCGTGCCGCCGTCAGCTTGGGATGCATTCGCATGCTCAATAAAGATGTCGTCACGCTCTTCCAGCAGGTGGATGTCGGCACCCCTGTGGTCGTAACCACCAACTGA
- a CDS encoding NUDIX domain-containing protein — translation MPFDVSIAMLGRHGRWLLQLRDDIDGIAAPGCWGLFGGHLESGETAEQALQRELIEEIGWCPANVRLWIRHSTAERTAHVFLGELQRDLHLLELNEGQDMVLASAAELRTGQILSPRLNELRPLAPTLKLLTGRLQDIQSD, via the coding sequence ATGCCATTCGATGTCTCCATTGCCATGCTCGGACGTCATGGACGTTGGTTGCTCCAGCTTCGTGACGACATCGATGGCATCGCGGCTCCTGGATGTTGGGGCCTGTTCGGCGGACACCTTGAATCAGGGGAGACCGCTGAACAGGCCCTTCAAAGGGAGCTGATCGAAGAAATCGGTTGGTGCCCCGCCAACGTCAGGCTGTGGATCAGACACAGCACCGCCGAACGCACTGCCCACGTGTTCCTGGGAGAGCTTCAAAGAGATCTTCACCTGCTTGAACTGAATGAAGGGCAGGACATGGTGCTGGCTTCCGCTGCAGAGCTGCGAACTGGGCAGATTCTGAGCCCCAGACTCAATGAACTCCGCCCCCTGGCGCCAACCCTGAAGCTGCTCACCGGCAGACTTCAGGACATTCAGAGCGACTGA
- a CDS encoding NAD-dependent epimerase/dehydratase family protein: MQILLMGGTRFVGKPLVSRLLQQGHQLTLFTRGRQPLPDGVESCVGDRQDDTALEQLRGRRFEVVIDSSGRTLADSQKVIERTGAPSHRFLYVSSAGVYAGSESWPLDEQSPLDPQSRHAGKAETEAWLMREGIPFTSFRPTYIVGPGNYNPVERWFFDRIVHGRPIPLPGDGTTITQVGHVEDLAEAMARSLEVDAACNRIYNCSSHRGITFRGLIASAAEACGRECADLDLRSFDPSGLDPKARKAFPLRLSHFLTDVSRAERELAWMPRFDAATSMADSFQRDYQLNPTPNPDFSGDDALLSAA, encoded by the coding sequence GTGCAAATCCTGTTGATGGGTGGGACCCGCTTTGTTGGGAAACCTCTCGTGAGCCGCCTTCTGCAGCAGGGTCATCAGCTCACCCTGTTCACTCGTGGTCGGCAGCCCCTGCCCGACGGTGTTGAGTCCTGCGTCGGTGATCGCCAGGACGACACCGCCCTGGAGCAGCTCCGTGGCCGCCGCTTCGAGGTGGTGATCGACAGCTCTGGACGGACTCTTGCTGACAGCCAAAAGGTGATTGAACGGACTGGAGCTCCCTCCCACCGTTTTCTTTACGTGAGCTCTGCTGGGGTTTACGCCGGCAGTGAAAGCTGGCCTCTTGATGAGCAGAGTCCGCTGGACCCGCAGAGTCGCCATGCCGGCAAGGCTGAAACCGAAGCCTGGCTGATGCGTGAGGGGATTCCCTTCACGAGTTTCCGGCCTACCTATATCGTCGGCCCCGGCAATTACAACCCGGTGGAGCGCTGGTTCTTCGACCGCATCGTGCATGGGCGCCCGATCCCACTTCCGGGTGATGGAACCACGATCACCCAGGTTGGCCATGTGGAGGATCTTGCTGAGGCCATGGCCCGCAGCCTTGAAGTGGATGCCGCCTGCAACCGCATTTACAACTGCTCGTCCCATCGCGGAATCACTTTCCGAGGTCTGATTGCTTCCGCCGCCGAGGCCTGTGGGCGCGAGTGCGCTGATCTTGATCTGCGTTCATTCGACCCCAGTGGTCTGGATCCGAAAGCCCGCAAAGCGTTCCCCTTGCGGCTCAGTCACTTTCTGACCGATGTCTCCAGGGCGGAGCGCGAACTGGCCTGGATGCCCCGGTTTGATGCTGCCACCTCAATGGCTGACAGTTTTCAGCGGGATTACCAGCTGAACCCCACGCCCAATCCTGATTTCAGTGGTGACGATGCCCTGCTTTCGGCGGCGTGA